CAGGACGCCATCGACATCCGCGTACGGCGGCATCTTGAGCGCTCGCTTGATTTCGCCCGGACCACGCCCCTGCCGTTGGAGCGACTCGGCGAGGTGCGCCTTGTCGAGCCAACCCGCCAGCCAAGCCACGGCCCTGAACTCGCTCGACGGATCGGTCGCCAGCAGCTGACGCCACACCGTCACCGCCCGGCCGGCATCGCCGCGGGTGATGGCGTCGGTCATGGTCCACATCTGCTGCTCGCGACGGAACGCGACGCCGCCCGCGACGTCGTCGACGCCGATGCTGCCGTCACACTGCAGGGCGAGCTTGGCCAATTCGTTGTCGAGCCCGGCCCTGTCCACGCCGACGGTGTCGACGAGCAATCGCGCGGCATCGGCGGCGAGTCGCAGGCCATGGACGTCCTTCGCACGCTGGCCGAGCCACCGGGCGGCCTCGTGCGGCTTCATCGCCTTGGCCGCGGTCACCTGGCCGACCTTGGCGACGAGCTTGTAGACCTTCGTGTTCTTGGGCAGGGTCTGCAGCCGCAGGATCAGCGTCGATTCCGTCGCGGGCGAAGCGAGGTAGCCCTCGAGCGTTTCGCGGTGCTTCGTGACGAACGCGTCGGCCTCGCGAAGGACGACCACGCGTCGGCCGCCGAACATGCTGACACTGCGGAGCTCGTCGAAGACATCGCTGGGCGTGGCGACGGGGCCGTCGAGCGACGTGACCGCGGGCTCCGCGCCTGCTGCCGCGAGGGCTTCGTCCAGCGCCTCCTCCTCCCCGAAGGCGTCCAGGCCCACCAGGGCGATGACAGGCGGCACGTCACGCATTGATCGGACGGTAGCCTCACGACGGGTCCGAATGACGCCGCGAAACTGGTGCTTTACCATGCCGACGTGAAGCGTCGTGACGATTCGGCCGATGCGCGGGCGGACGCGGCGATGTTGCAGTCGCTGGTCGACAAGGCGTCGTCCTTGGCGTCAGTGCTACGTCGTCAGTCGGCTGCAGCACGATCGGCCGAGGTCGGCTCTAGGGTGCGGGAGGCCGCCGAAGCCGCCGAACGCCTCGCCACCACCGCTCAAGTCGCCCAATCGGACGCCCAGCCCTGACTCTCCATCCATGTCTGCCCCCGACTCGCCTTCGATGAACGACAACGACCCGGTCGACCCGTCCTCAGAGACGGCGGCCGAGGCTCCGCTCCCGCCGGAGGTTCGCGACGCGACTGACGCCCCGCCGGTCGAGGACGCCCCCGTCCCGCCACCAGGACCGCACGAGGCCAAGGGCGGCAGCTACTTCCGCAACGTCCGATACGTCATCTTCCTCGCCATCCTCGGCATGGGTGGCTGGTTTATGTACGACGGCTTCGTCGGGTACCCGACCGAGCGCGACGAGTACCGACGCTTGACGACCGAGGCTCAGCAACTTCGCGACGCAGCCCGCGACGCCGATGCCGCGGCTATTGACGAACAGGTGGTCGAGCAAGGTCTGAAGGACCACAGCGACCTCAGTATCCTTCTGCAGAAAGTTCTCGGCTTCACGCTCCCGCCGATCGGGCTGGTGCTGCTGGTCCGCTGGCTCTACATCAGCCGAGGCGTCGTCCGGCTGGACGAGAACGACGTCCTCCACGCCCCGGGACACCCGCCGGTTGCGATGAGTGACGTCAAGGAAATCGACGATCGCCAGTGGGAGCGCAAGGGCATCAGTCACATCGGCTACAGCGTCGACGGCAGCGAGGGCTCGGTGAAGCTCGACGACTTTGTCTACGAGCGTGCACCGATCGACGCGATTCACGACCGCCTCGTTCATCTCAAGAAGGATGCGTAGCCTTGCGTTCACGCCGGGTTGATCAAGGCCTGGCGACGTCTTGTCGGTAGAGCCATGAGCCGGATTCTCGTAGCGGTCAGCAGTCCTCAAGCCAGCGAGCGGGCCGTCGTGCCTGTTGCGGATCTGGCGAGCCGGCTCGACGCTGAAGTGCTGGTCGTCCACGTCACAAGGCCCAGCGGCACGTCCAACGGGTCCAGCCAGAGCGACCGAGGCGAGCAGGCCGTTCGGACGCTGGGCGACAAGATTCGTGCCAAGGGCGTGAGCGTTCAGACGCTGCTGATGTTCAGCGACGACGTGGCCCAGGCGATCCTCGCAACTGCTGAAGAACGCAACGCAAGCCTCATTCTGCTCGGCCTGACGAACAAGGGAGTCTTCCAGCGGATCGTCGCGGGCAACGTGCCCGTGGAGCTGCTTCGGAACACCAAGGTGCCGGTGCTGCTCCTGCCGCCGGACTACCGCGAGACGTTGTAGTTCCCACCAACCCTGGTGCTATCGTGCCGGCCCACAGGAATCGCCGCCACGATGTTCGACACGCCCTCGCACTACGTCCCGAAACAGGTTTTCTTCACCCAGGGCGTCGGCGTGCACCGCGAGAAGCTCATGAGCTTCGAACTCGCCCTACGCGACGCCGGCATCCAGAAGCAGAACCTGGTCAAGGTCAGCAGCATCTATCCGACCAGCTGCGAGATCATCTCGAAGGAAGAGGGCCTGCCGAAGCTGCGAGCTGGGCAGATCACATTCGTCGTCCTCGCCGAGAGCTCGACGGCCGAGGAGAACCGCCTTGCCTGCGCCGGCATCGGCCTGGCCCTGCCGCGCGACCATGAGCACGGCTACATCGCCGAGCACCACGGCTTCGGCATGACCAAAGAGAAGACCGAAGACCTCGTCGAGGACCTCGCCGCGACCATGCTCGCGACGACGCTCGGCGTGCCCTTCGACCCCGATAAGGCGTGGGACGAACGGGAACAGCAGTACGCCATGAGTGGCGAGATCATCAAGACCGAAAGCTGGGTCGTCGTCGAACCCGGTGCCCCCGGTCCGCTCTGGACCAGCGTCATCAGTGCTGCGGTCTTCATCCTGGACTGATCGACACTCAATTCCAACACCGCAGATAACGAAGCCGTGGGCTGAGCGAAGCGATGCCCCGGAACAAGCACACGTTGGCTTCGCTCCGGGGCATCGCTTCGCTCAACCCACGGCTTCCGATCTGTCGGAGCACAGACGCCACCGTCGTGCGACTGTCGGTCTCTTGCGATAAACTGTCCCGATGTCGCGCGTCCTGTGCTGTCTCGGTCTGGCTCTCTTCGCTGCAGGATGCTCGTCGTCCGAAGCCCCCCCGCCAGAGCCCGTGGTCGACTTCGACGCGACGCCGTCGACGTCCGGTGAACCAGCTTCGGTTGCAGAAGCCAACGAACCCGTCTCCCTGACGCCCCAAGCCCAAGGCGACGCGACGCTGACGATCTTCTGCCGCGACTTCACCGGACCCAACCACGCTGCCGACGCTCAGCAGGCCAAGGCGTTCGCGAACAAAGCCGCAAAAGCCGAAGGGGCCGACGGCAACTTCTACGTCGTCCACGGTGACAGCCGCAGCGTGCTCTACCACGGCTTCTACCGCACCGACGACCCGGCCGTCGACGAACGTGAGGCCAACCGCGTGTTCGCAGACCGACGGCTCATCGAGCAGATGACGTTCGTCTCCTCCATCGAAGGCCCACAGAAAGCGTTCCCCCGCGCCATCGTCCGGCCGCTTGAAACGCCCGATCCCGTCGCCCCGGCCGAATACGACCTTCGCAACAGCGACGCGTTTTGGACTGTCGGCATCGCCACCTACACGCAGAAGCAGGCGGCCGTCGACTCGGTCCTCGACGCGCGTCGCCAGGGCTTCGAGGCCTACTACCTGCACAAGGGCAACTTCAGCTACGTCACCATCGGTGCCTGGCCGCGCGAGGCCGTTCGTGAGCAGAAGTCGTCGAAGGACATCTCCGACAACTTCGCCAACATGCTCGCCCCGCCGGACCTGGTCCTCGGCACCGGCCGGCTCGCCGACGCCATTCGTGCGAAGCGTCGCGAGCAGGGGAAGAACGACGTATCGATCGAGGTCAGACTCGACGTCGCCGACCCGACACTGCTGGAGACGATTAAGAGCTTCGACTACTCGCTCGACGGGTTTGTCCAAGGCCCGGATCCGCTGCTGGTGAACGTCCCCAGTACGCTGAATCGTCGCCAGCCGACAGAAGTGAAACCACTGGAAGCGGTGCCCGAGGCCAAGGTCGACAACCTTCTCACACGCCCGCCGGGCCTGTAGCCTCGTTGTCATGTCGGGCGACCTCCTGATCGCAACACGCAACGTCGGTAAAGCGAAGGAACTCGCTGCGCTCTTCGACGG
This genomic window from Planctomycetota bacterium contains:
- the holA gene encoding DNA polymerase III subunit delta, with protein sequence MRDVPPVIALVGLDAFGEEEALDEALAAAGAEPAVTSLDGPVATPSDVFDELRSVSMFGGRRVVVLREADAFVTKHRETLEGYLASPATESTLILRLQTLPKNTKVYKLVAKVGQVTAAKAMKPHEAARWLGQRAKDVHGLRLAADAARLLVDTVGVDRAGLDNELAKLALQCDGSIGVDDVAGGVAFRREQQMWTMTDAITRGDAGRAVTVWRQLLATDPSSEFRAVAWLAGWLDKAHLAESLQRQGRGPGEIKRALKMPPYADVDGVLRSASAVGKSRLSKATDALAELDYRVKTGASDAARGCESFIARLASAAR
- a CDS encoding universal stress protein, giving the protein MSRILVAVSSPQASERAVVPVADLASRLDAEVLVVHVTRPSGTSNGSSQSDRGEQAVRTLGDKIRAKGVSVQTLLMFSDDVAQAILATAEERNASLILLGLTNKGVFQRIVAGNVPVELLRNTKVPVLLLPPDYRETL
- a CDS encoding arginine decarboxylase, pyruvoyl-dependent, which encodes MFDTPSHYVPKQVFFTQGVGVHREKLMSFELALRDAGIQKQNLVKVSSIYPTSCEIISKEEGLPKLRAGQITFVVLAESSTAEENRLACAGIGLALPRDHEHGYIAEHHGFGMTKEKTEDLVEDLAATMLATTLGVPFDPDKAWDEREQQYAMSGEIIKTESWVVVEPGAPGPLWTSVISAAVFILD